The genomic segment ATTGATGAACTTGGTTTAGAAACCTTTAAGCGCTACCGCGAAGGCGAGTCCATCTACCTCAGCCCCGAAGGCGAGGTGACGCGCTACACCGGTGAGCTGTTCCCTTGTGCCGAGAGCACCCAGCGGGAGATCGAGCGGCTCATTGCGCTGATGGATGACTATGTGGCGGAGATGGACCCCGCCCGCCCCTGGGAGCATCCCCGCGCCGAGGAGTGGGACAATGTGACCTTCCAGCACTGGTTGGAGCAGCAGTCCGATGACGAGGAAGCGCGCAAGAACATCGGCCTGTTTATCGCCGGCGGCATGCTCACCAAGCCAGCACACACCTTCTCCGCGCTGCAAGCACTGCACATGGCCGCTTCGGCGGGTTCCTTCACTAACCTGGTGGATGAGGATTTCATCCTGGATGCCCGCGTCGTGGGTGGTATGCAGAAGGTATCGATAACCCTCGCCGAGCAGGTTGGAAGTGAAAACATTCTGCTGGGCACCCCGGTACGCACCATTGAACGCAACGATGATGGCGTGGTGGTCTACGGCGATAACGACACCGTGGTCAACGCCTCCTACGCGATCCTCGCAATCCCGCCGAACCTGTACAACCGCATCTCCTATGTGCCCGAGATGCCCCGCACCCAACACATCATGCACCAGCACCAGTCCATGGGATTGGTCATCAAGGTGCACGCCACCTACACCACACCCTTCTGGCGCGAGAAAGGGCTGTCGGGTACCTGCTTCTCCTCGAACCACTTGGTGCAGGAGATCTACGACAACACCAACCACGGCGATTCCCGCGGAACCCTGGTGGGCTTCATTACCGACGTCAAGGCGGAGGAAATGTTCGCCCTGCCGGAGGAGGAGCGCAAGCGCACCATCCTCGAGGCTATGGCCGTGATGCTGGGCGAGGAAACCCTCGAGCCGGAATCCTTCTACCTCTCCGACTGGGGTGCCGAGGAGTGGACCCGCGGAGCCTATGCCTGCTCCTATGACATGGGCGGACTTTTCCGCTGGGGCAAGTACAACGAAGAGCCGGTGGGGCGCATGCACTTTGCCTGCTCCGATATTGCCGGCGAAGGCTACCAGCACGTTGACGGCGCGATCCGCATGGGCCATAAGGTTGCGGCTACCCTCCACGATCTGCTGGAGGAGTAATCATGCGATGCGTAGTTGGCTATGAGGCCACCCCGCAAGGCTTGGACGCATTGAACCTTGGTATCGACCTGGCCCAGTCCCTCGATGCCGAACTCAACATCGTGCTGGTGCTGCGTCGCCGCGATGCGTTCAGCCACGAGTACCCACCCACTGGCGATGTGCAGGACATCCTGCTCAACCAAGGCTTTCGTTGGCTAAAAGAAGCGCTCGCCTTGGTGCCCGCAGGGGTGCGCGCCTGCGCCCGGATCTACTCCGGGGCCAGTACCGCCGATGGGCTCACCCGTGCCGCCGAGGAACTCGATGCCGATCTGCTTTGCGTGGGCGGGGCATCCTCCAGCCCGCTGAAGCGGCACAAGCTGGGCAGTGTGGCCACCGACCTGCTCTTCGGTTCGCCGGTGCCGGTGGCCCTCGCTCCGCGCGGCTATGTTCGCCATCCTTTGAGCCGCATCACCTGCGCGGTGGGCACGCGGCCGGGATCGGGCAGTTTGGTAGAAACAGGGCTGGTGACCGCGCGTCGTGCCCAGGTGCCGCTGCGACTGTTGGCGCTGCTGGGGGTGAATCATGATGAGGCTCGCGAATCTTTCGCCCAAGAGAATGCTCAGCGCGTGCTTGACGATGCCCGAGTGACGCTTGGCATCACTAACCGCACCGTGCCGGTGGCGATCGAGATGGGCAAGAGCAGTGAGATCAACAATGCGGTGGATACCGTGGAGTGGCGCGACGGCGACCTGCTGTGTGTAGGCTCCTCCCGAGTGGAGCAGTCCCGCTCGGTGTTCGCCGGCTCCATCACGATGCGCATCCTCAAACACCTGACCGTGCCGATGGTGATCGTGCCACGTGGCTATCGAGCGCGACCAGACTCGGGGGAGGGGGCAGCGCATGAGTGAGTCCACATCCTTGTCCGCATCTAAGGGATTGAACTCGGGCACCGTGGGCATAGTCAGTGCCGCGGTGATCGGCATCTCCTGTATCGCCCCCGCCTATACCCTCTCTGGGGCACTGGGACCCACCGCCAGTGAGGTGGGCGAGCACATGCCGGCCGTGTTGTTGGTGGGTTTTGTGCCCATGCTGCTGGTGGCCATCGGTTATCGCCAGCTCAACGAGTCCATGCCGGATTCGGGCACCACCTTCACGTGGGCGACCCGCGCCTTCGGGCCCGTGATCGGCTGGCTGGGTGGTTGGGGCTTGTTGGCAGCCACCATTTTGGTGCTGTCGAACCTCGCGGGAATCGCGGTGGACTTCTTTTATCTGCTGCTGTCGCAGGTGTTTCGCCGCCCAGAACTCGCCGGGCTGGCCGATAACGTAGTGGTGAACGTGCTCACCTGTTTGGTGTTTATCATCATCGCCTCCGCGATTTCCTATCGCGGTTTGGATACCACCAAAACCATTCAATATGTGTTGGTGGCGCTGCAGATCGGTGTTCTGCTCCTTTTCTCCGGTATGGCCCTATACAAGGCCCACAATGGCCAGGCGTTTGATGCCACCCCCTTCACATGGGAATGGTTGAACCCCTTCGGAGTGTCTTCGTTTTCCGCCTTCGCCGCCGGTATCGCCCTGTCGGTGTTTATTTATTGGGGCTGGGATGTAGTACTCACAATGAGTGAGGAAACCGAAGGCTCCACCTCGACCCCAGGTAAAGCCGCAACCGCCACCATTTTGGTGATCGTGGTGGTGTATCAAATCATCGCGATTTCCACGTTGCGCTATTCAGGCACCGGCAGCGGGGAGTTCGGTTTGGGCAATGAGGCCATCCAGGAAAATATTTTCGCCGAACTAGCCGGTCCAGTTATGGGGCCGGTGGCGATCCTGATGTCTATTGCCGTGCTGGGATCCTCAGCAGCCTCGTTGCAATCGACGTTCATTGGGCCCGCTCGTACGATGCTGGCCATGGGGTTTTATGGCGCGCTGCCGAATCGCTTCGCGCAAGTCACTCCGAAGTACCAATCCCCAGGATTCGCCACGGTGGTAGCCGCGGTGGTGTCCTTCGGGTTCTACGCAATCATGCGGGTGATCAGCGAGGCTGTGCTGTGGGATACCATCACTGCCTTGGGCATGATGGTGTGCTTCTACTACGGAGTCACGGCATTTGCGTGCGTGTGGTATTTCCGCCGCCAGTCGCTCAAGAGCTGGTCCACGGCGTTGACTCAGTGCGTGGCGCCCTTGCTCGGTGGGACGCTGTTGATCATCTTCTTCCTACAGACCTCGCACGACGCCATGGATCCTGACTATGGTTCCGGTTCGGAGATTTTCGGCATGGGCCTGGTGTTCGTTCTCGGGGTAACAATCCTCGTGTTGGGTGTGCTGGCCATGGCGCTGACATGGTGGCGCAATCCCGCGTTCTTCCGGAGCGAAGGACTCAAGCGAGGGCTGCCGAGCGATGAGATGGTCACAGTCGATGATGCTCTCGATCTCGAGCCGCACTAGAAGCAGCCGCATTCCACTGTCGCCACCTCCACCCGCTGAGCGCGGAAAAGGAGGTGGCGCTTTCATGCCCGCCCCGCAGCGGCTCAGCCGCGAGCCACTACTGCCACGCCTCGGGCACGATATGCAGTAGCAACGCGATGCTAAAGAGGAACGCGGCCATGTAGACCACCACGATGGTGCCTTGAATGATCGGATGTGCCTGCCAGGTGGCCTGCCATGCGGCGGGCTGGTCCCCACGCCGACGGGCGGTGTTGAGGAGCAAGACTGGGATGATGGACATGATGGCGCCGGCGAAACCGCCGGCGTAGCTGAGGGCACTGACGAATCCGCCGAAGCCGGCCAGGGAAATCACCAGCGGCGGTATCACGGTGATGCCGACTGCTGCGCTGCGCTGCCACCCGTATTCCGGCCAGTGAGCGATATCGAGCACGTTACGCATCGTGGTGAAGCCGATGGCGAGGAATGAGGTAAGCATCGCGAGCAGGGCAAAGACGTTGGCGAGCAGGTAGGCGACGTCGCCAAGCTTCTCGCCCCACGCGATGGTGACTACTTCGGTGACCTCGCCGCCGAGCAGCCCAAGCGCGGCGAAGGGCACGAGTGCCAGGGTGAAGCCGGTGACGCACATGCCTGCCACGATGGCGGTGGGGATGGAGGTGGGATTGTCCTCGGCGAGACCGCGCGCCAGCTCAGGCACCACATATTGGGCGAGGAAGGTAAAGACCGCGAGGTTCATGATCGGCACGATGTAGTAGGGGCGCATGATCCACAGGTTCGTCAGTTCGATGCCAGGTCCGAAGAAGGTCCAGCCACAGAGCACCGCGATGATGACGGCCATGCCGGTGGTGATTGCGCCTTCGGCGATGCCAGTGGCGTGCAACCCCTTCCACATCACTACTGAGCCCAGTAGGAAAAACAGGAGCGAGCCAATGGTGGGGGAGATGCCGGTGAGGTTATTGAGGAGCCGTCCCGAGCCGGCGGCGTAGGCAATGAGAGCGCCGATGCCGTTGATGATGATGGCGATAAACACCAGCCAGCGTCCCAGGTTGCCGAGGTATTTCTCGGCCAGACCAGACAGCTGGAGAGGTTCGCGGGTACGGAGCGAAACCTCCGCCACGTACAGCATGGAAATAGTGGTGAGGGTGCCCGCAATGATCAGTGCGATCAGTAGCGCCAGGAAGCCGCCGTTTTTGCCGGCATAGGGCAAAGACAGGATGCCGGCACCGATGTTGGTGCCAAAAATCAGCGCCACTCCCTGCAGCGGGGTGATGCGGTGTTCTGTTTCTGCAACGGCGCGGCGTAGCTCGCTCATATACAACTCTCTTTCAACGGGGCCACTGTTCATGGCGTGAGGAAACCGCACCAGGTGCTTCATAGACACAGCATCTGGTGCGGTGCGGATAATGCTTATAGGCGCCCACCTCCCGCACAGCGTGCGCGCCGGGCAGGAGGTGGCGTTGCGGCTTAGGAGCGGGAGCGGATTTCTGTGGCGAGGATGTCGAGTCCCTCGCGTAGCAATGCTTCGCTGATGACGAGGGAGGGCAGCAGGCGGATTACATTGCCGTCCAAGCCGCAGGAGAGAATGAGGATGCCCTGCTGCTTGCAGGCTGCAGCCACCTCGCTGGTGAGCGCCCCATTGGGCTGGCCCTCGGCGGTGACGAGCTCAAGCGCCACCATGGCGCCGCGGCCGCGTACCTCGGCCACGGTGTCGAGCTCAGTGAGGGGCTCGAGGATCTCGCGGATGATGGCCTCCATTTCGCGGGCGCGGCCGGCGAGATCGTGTTCTTCCATTTCGCTGATGGCGGCGAGGGCGGCGTCGCAGGCGATGGGGTTGCCGCCATAGGTGCCGCCGAGACCGCCCACCACCGGGGCGTCCATCATCTCTGCACGTCCGGTAACAGCTGATAGCGGCAGGCCGCCGGCGATGCCCTTGGCCATGGTCACTAGATCCGGCACCACCTGCTCTTCTTCGCAAGCGAACCAGCGGCCGGTACGGCAGAATCCGGCCTGGATCTCATCGGCCACAAACACCACGTTGTTTTCTTGGCACCAGGCCTGCAGGGCGGGCAGGAAGCCACGGGCGGGCTCGATGAATCCGCCCTCGCCTTGGATCGGTTCGATCACCACGCAGGCGAGGTTTTCGGTTCCGATCTCCTGTTCCATCATTTTGGTGGCGCGGGCGGCGGCGGTCTCGCCATCGAGTCCATCGCGCAGCGGATAGGACATCGGGGCGCGGTAGACCTCGGCGGCGAAGGGGCCGAAGCCGGTCTTGTACGGCTTGTTTTTGGCGGTCATCGCCATGGTGAGGTTGGTACGGCCGTGATAGCCGTGATCAAAAACAACGACGGCGTTTTTACCTGTGTGGGCGCGCGCGATCTTGACGGCGTTTTCCACGGCTTCAGCGCCCGAGTTGAGCAGCACCGACTTCTTCGGATGATCGCCGGGTGTGAGCTCGGCCAGCTTTTCACACACGGCCACATAGGACTCGTAGGGAGAGACCATGAAGCTGGTGTGGGTGAAGTGAGTAACCGACTCGGAGACCGCCTTGGCCACCTTCTTATTGGAGGCGCCCACCGAGGTGACGGCGATACCGGAGGCGAAATCGATGAAGGAGTTGCCATCGGCGTCGACCAATACGCCGCCATCGGCATCCACCACAAAGCCGGGCAGTCCCGGAGAGAGGGCGCGGGCCACCACGGCTTCTCGACGCTCACTCAATGCCGAAGAACGCGGCCCCGGCAGGCTCGTGCGCACGGTGCGCTGTTGGGGGAGACGATAGGTGAAATCGTGCATGTCTAACTCCTTTGGCGTGGTTGGGGTGAGAAGCTAAGCGCGGCGGTTATCCCGAGGCGCTCCGACCCGGCCATTGACTGTGATCTATATCGCGCCGGCGCTGATAGTTGTGAGTATGCACGGCCACCGCACTACCGCAATACCGCCATGGAGGATAAAAAACTTATATAGATTAGACAGCATGGCGAATCCCGTGCGCGCGGCAGAGCCGGCCCCGTCCGGCGCTGACACCTCTCCGCTCACCACCGACTGGCTGCTCCAGCGCTCCAATCTGGAACTGACTGCCCTTAACGGGTGGAGCACCCAATTCCTCGACATCCAAACCAACGAGCTGCGCACCCCTGCGGACTTCATCATCGCCAACGCGATCATCCTCACCCTCGGGATGTCTTTTACCGACAATCCCGCGGCACTCGAGGAGTATGTGGACACCCTCGTGAAGGCAGGGGCGGTGGCCATCGGCTTCGGCACCGGCTATGCCTTCGACACCGTGCCGCAGCCGCTGCTCGCCGCGGCAGACCGCCACCGGATTCCCGTCTTCGAAGTGTCGCCCCATATCCCCTTCATCTCCGTCATCCACGCCGTGCACCAAGAGCACGCGCGCCGGGCGGCCCAAGGGGAGCAGTGGCAGCAACGCGTCCAACAGCAGTTAAATAAAGATGCTGTTACTGGTGATGTACACCGCCTGCTTGCCAGCGCCGCTTCCTCGCTACAGGCGGCGATCGCCATCGCCGATAATGATGCTCGCGTCCTGGTGAACGTGCCTTTTGGGGGAGTGGATGCCGGAGAGCTGCTGGTAGCCGATATCGAGGCCGGACACCACCACTCCCGTGCTGGTCGTACCGGAGAACTCGTGCAGCTTACCCAACGGCTATCCGAACAAGGCGATCGCGTGAACCTCATGATGGTGGTGCGGCGCTCAAGCTTCCACACTCGCGAGCGCAGTGTGCTCCAGCACTGCGGTGGTCTCGCCGATATTCTCCTGCAGCGCCCCTCCTTCTTGCGCGCCGCCCGCTCTGAGATGAACTCCCTCGCCCTCGCCCTGCTTCTAGGCATCGACCAGGAAGAGTCCTCGGTGGCGCACGCGATGCATCATGCCGTGGACTCCCAGGGGCGGGTGCGTGCCGTGGTGGTGCGGGCCGATGATCCCGCGGCTCTGACGGCGGCGCGTAATACGCTCGATAAGCGATTGATCGCCCATTCCCGAGCGCTGTTCAGCCTGCAATTGGAACCTGACATGCAGCTTTTTCTCTTCCGCGGCTCGCGGGATGATCACGACATCGTGGACCACTTTGGGGCCGAGGCTCGAGACATAGCGATCGCCATGGGCGCGGCGATTCGATGGAACGAACTCACTCGCGAGCACGTGGCAGAACTCTCGCGCCGGGCCCGCGCGATTGCCACCGGGGAACACGTGGGGCCCTTTAATGTCAAAGCCTCGTGGCTGCATCAGCCTGAGGTGTTGCGGGCGCTGCACGCTCGGGGTGCGGAAACCTTCGATGTGCTCACCGCAGCCGACGAGCGCGACGGAACTGAATACGCCCGCACCTTGGAGCTGTATCTACGTCTTGGCGGCCACATCGGCGATACTGCGGCGGCGTTAGGGGCACACCGCCATACCGTGCGCAGCCGACTCGCGCATATCAGTGAGGTGTGCGATGTGGACCTCTCCGACGCGGTCATCAGGGCCGAGCTGCTCTTTGTGGCCATTGCGCGGGAATAGCGGGGTAGGGCGCCGCAAGGCGACAGCACGGGAGCAAACTGTTACCATCAACACTCGTGCATGTGATGCGCTACACACTATGTACTCTCCTTTAGGAAGGCCTGACGATCGTGAAAAATACAGCACTGACTCTCGGTTCACTGAGTCTCGTTGCGGCTCTGGCCCTTGCTGGGTGTGGCTCTGATGACGCTCAGGAGGCCGAGTCGGCGTCGACAAGCGCCTCGAGCGCTGTCGAGCATACGGGTTCACATGTGAAGGTCGCCCACGCTCTAGGCGAGGTGGAGGTCCCCGTTAATCCTCAGAACGTGGTGGCCGGTGGCGCCGCTATCGACACGCTTCTATCGCTGGGGGTCACCCCAGCTGCCGTCATTGTGCCGCCCGAGTACACGGAATTGCCTTGGCGCGAAGGCAAGCTCGATGGAGTAACCCGCATCGAGACCATCCCCAAGAATGGCTCCGAAGATGACCAGCGCTATGTTCCGGACAGCGAGCAGATCGCAGCGCTCTCGCCGGATCTCATCGTGGGCGATCAATGGATGATAGATGAAGC from the Corynebacterium ciconiae DSM 44920 genome contains:
- the gabT gene encoding 4-aminobutyrate--2-oxoglutarate transaminase, whose amino-acid sequence is MHDFTYRLPQQRTVRTSLPGPRSSALSERREAVVARALSPGLPGFVVDADGGVLVDADGNSFIDFASGIAVTSVGASNKKVAKAVSESVTHFTHTSFMVSPYESYVAVCEKLAELTPGDHPKKSVLLNSGAEAVENAVKIARAHTGKNAVVVFDHGYHGRTNLTMAMTAKNKPYKTGFGPFAAEVYRAPMSYPLRDGLDGETAAARATKMMEQEIGTENLACVVIEPIQGEGGFIEPARGFLPALQAWCQENNVVFVADEIQAGFCRTGRWFACEEEQVVPDLVTMAKGIAGGLPLSAVTGRAEMMDAPVVGGLGGTYGGNPIACDAALAAISEMEEHDLAGRAREMEAIIREILEPLTELDTVAEVRGRGAMVALELVTAEGQPNGALTSEVAAACKQQGILILSCGLDGNVIRLLPSLVISEALLREGLDILATEIRSRS
- a CDS encoding aromatic amino acid transport family protein, encoding MSELRRAVAETEHRITPLQGVALIFGTNIGAGILSLPYAGKNGGFLALLIALIIAGTLTTISMLYVAEVSLRTREPLQLSGLAEKYLGNLGRWLVFIAIIINGIGALIAYAAGSGRLLNNLTGISPTIGSLLFFLLGSVVMWKGLHATGIAEGAITTGMAVIIAVLCGWTFFGPGIELTNLWIMRPYYIVPIMNLAVFTFLAQYVVPELARGLAEDNPTSIPTAIVAGMCVTGFTLALVPFAALGLLGGEVTEVVTIAWGEKLGDVAYLLANVFALLAMLTSFLAIGFTTMRNVLDIAHWPEYGWQRSAAVGITVIPPLVISLAGFGGFVSALSYAGGFAGAIMSIIPVLLLNTARRRGDQPAAWQATWQAHPIIQGTIVVVYMAAFLFSIALLLHIVPEAWQ
- a CDS encoding PucR family transcriptional regulator; amino-acid sequence: MANPVRAAEPAPSGADTSPLTTDWLLQRSNLELTALNGWSTQFLDIQTNELRTPADFIIANAIILTLGMSFTDNPAALEEYVDTLVKAGAVAIGFGTGYAFDTVPQPLLAAADRHRIPVFEVSPHIPFISVIHAVHQEHARRAAQGEQWQQRVQQQLNKDAVTGDVHRLLASAASSLQAAIAIADNDARVLVNVPFGGVDAGELLVADIEAGHHHSRAGRTGELVQLTQRLSEQGDRVNLMMVVRRSSFHTRERSVLQHCGGLADILLQRPSFLRAARSEMNSLALALLLGIDQEESSVAHAMHHAVDSQGRVRAVVVRADDPAALTAARNTLDKRLIAHSRALFSLQLEPDMQLFLFRGSRDDHDIVDHFGAEARDIAIAMGAAIRWNELTREHVAELSRRARAIATGEHVGPFNVKASWLHQPEVLRALHARGAETFDVLTAADERDGTEYARTLELYLRLGGHIGDTAAALGAHRHTVRSRLAHISEVCDVDLSDAVIRAELLFVAIARE
- a CDS encoding universal stress protein, translating into MRCVVGYEATPQGLDALNLGIDLAQSLDAELNIVLVLRRRDAFSHEYPPTGDVQDILLNQGFRWLKEALALVPAGVRACARIYSGASTADGLTRAAEELDADLLCVGGASSSPLKRHKLGSVATDLLFGSPVPVALAPRGYVRHPLSRITCAVGTRPGSGSLVETGLVTARRAQVPLRLLALLGVNHDEARESFAQENAQRVLDDARVTLGITNRTVPVAIEMGKSSEINNAVDTVEWRDGDLLCVGSSRVEQSRSVFAGSITMRILKHLTVPMVIVPRGYRARPDSGEGAAHE
- a CDS encoding APC family permease, whose product is MSESTSLSASKGLNSGTVGIVSAAVIGISCIAPAYTLSGALGPTASEVGEHMPAVLLVGFVPMLLVAIGYRQLNESMPDSGTTFTWATRAFGPVIGWLGGWGLLAATILVLSNLAGIAVDFFYLLLSQVFRRPELAGLADNVVVNVLTCLVFIIIASAISYRGLDTTKTIQYVLVALQIGVLLLFSGMALYKAHNGQAFDATPFTWEWLNPFGVSSFSAFAAGIALSVFIYWGWDVVLTMSEETEGSTSTPGKAATATILVIVVVYQIIAISTLRYSGTGSGEFGLGNEAIQENIFAELAGPVMGPVAILMSIAVLGSSAASLQSTFIGPARTMLAMGFYGALPNRFAQVTPKYQSPGFATVVAAVVSFGFYAIMRVISEAVLWDTITALGMMVCFYYGVTAFACVWYFRRQSLKSWSTALTQCVAPLLGGTLLIIFFLQTSHDAMDPDYGSGSEIFGMGLVFVLGVTILVLGVLAMALTWWRNPAFFRSEGLKRGLPSDEMVTVDDALDLEPH
- a CDS encoding flavin monoamine oxidase family protein, which codes for MSEHRTVDVAIIGAGPAGLSAAHRLTQAGHSVAVLEARDRVGGRTRSDVMDGGWFEIGGQWVSPDQTELLATIDELGLETFKRYREGESIYLSPEGEVTRYTGELFPCAESTQREIERLIALMDDYVAEMDPARPWEHPRAEEWDNVTFQHWLEQQSDDEEARKNIGLFIAGGMLTKPAHTFSALQALHMAASAGSFTNLVDEDFILDARVVGGMQKVSITLAEQVGSENILLGTPVRTIERNDDGVVVYGDNDTVVNASYAILAIPPNLYNRISYVPEMPRTQHIMHQHQSMGLVIKVHATYTTPFWREKGLSGTCFSSNHLVQEIYDNTNHGDSRGTLVGFITDVKAEEMFALPEEERKRTILEAMAVMLGEETLEPESFYLSDWGAEEWTRGAYACSYDMGGLFRWGKYNEEPVGRMHFACSDIAGEGYQHVDGAIRMGHKVAATLHDLLEE